AGCTTTTACAGCTAAGGGAATGCAAGTGCTTGAATATGTTGGCAAGGAGACCATGGATCTGCTGATCACAGAGActggtattgaagttgagaaaaaTTCTGAACACTCTGAACGAGAAGCTGATGAGGATCAGTTACTTGAGGAAGTAACATTTGATCGATGCTTCTATATATATGGAGGTCCAGAACATTTGGAGGTCACTTTCATATCATCAATCTTGAAATTTGTTGGTTGAAATGATAGTTAATATTGAAATTGTTGGACTGTTATTCTGTAGGAGCTTGAGGCATTGTCCAGCCATTATGCCCTCTTATTTAACCGAAGAAAAGCAAAATTACCCTTGGAACAGAAGTCTGTATATGATGGAAAACTTAAACTTGTTCAGCAAATGTTCAATTTGAGTATCGAAATGGATGAAAATAATGCAGAGTCCAACAAAGGGAGGAAAATAGAGAATGGAACTGAAGGAAGTAGTGATGAGATGAAAAATTTACATGATTCAAGTGTCAGCAAAGCTGCTGACATGGTTGCAGGGTAATTCCGCTTTGCACATTTCTGTTTAGAAACTTTATGTGTCAAAAAACCTTTTCTGGTAAAATGTATGTTCTATGGGGGTTTGTTATTTGTCATTTATTATTCTGATTTCTATTTCTCACCTCATCAACTTACCTTTTTAAGATTGGAGATCTCTGATAATATTTTAACTGTTTACTTTCTATTCAATTTTAGTCTATACCTTCTAGTTGGTCACCCTCACCAGCTAAAGTTGTCTGTAAATTGTGGACATTGCTTGTCCGGTTTGTTATTTTAGATATAATTATATGTTGACGGTGGTTGCTGTGACGCCTGGTTTGTTATTCAATGTGAGTGCTGAAATTTGCCAGCTTAAAGTGATTGATATATGACTGGTTTTCTATGCTTTGTCATCTGCTGTCTCATATAATTTTCTTAAAATGTTGCTACTTGCAGATCTACAAGTGCCTTAGCAGGACTTACTGCAAATGACATAGTCCAAAGAACTGCTGGGAGATTAGAAACTCTTCACTCAGAAGGGGTTCATGTAtggagatttttattttattttattttatttttattttttgtatgGAGATATGTTAGATATAATGGAAATATCtatcttttatatatttttctttgtttagaTTGCTTTTTCCCTGAGGCGTGCAAAAATATGATAAAAATGCATATCTTTGCAGAGGCTTTCTGAAATTTGCAGTTCAGCTGTGTCTCAACTTCTGATGCTTGGAAAATCCATCATATCCAATGCTAATAAAGTGCAGGAAGAAGGTGTTGATGAGAATATTGTGAACATTAACTGGCCTGAAGATTCTGTTGAAAAAGCTAAGATAATCCAAGCAAAGGCACAATCCATGGCAGGATATGTTGAAGCAGTTTGCAATAGTTTTATCTCAGGTTAGTTTTATGGTACTTGGTAATCTTAATAATACTGTTCAGATTAGCTCAACATTTTAAGCTGGTGTGAGAATTACATAGATCCATATGGTCTTTATTTATCGGTTTGGTAAAAAACAACATTTTTACATCATTTAAGCGCTCAACTTCCTATAATTGGGAAACTGATTGTAAATTAACTCATTAGTCATTACTGTGTGTTCCAATTGATATCACTTTACTTTTATACAGCAAGATCGATGCCTCAAAAGTTCTGCAATTTGGAATGTTGAACACAGTAAGCTCATGATTTTGTTATTTAAATCTTTGTTTCGAAAACCACACAATTGGTTTACAACCGCTTCTGATTGCATTCTGAAATGTGTTAGGCAACACTAAACAGGAGTATCGTTATTGGCTGTAATACCTTTTCATTGCAGataattttagcaattatttttctGATGACAATAAAGATTTTTACTAAACGATTTGAGTATACTACCAAATCATATTGTGTATGTGATACTTGGTGATGAGCCATAATCCATAAATGTTAAGCTAAGGTTGCACTTGCACCAACTCGAAGTTCTTGCATTACCCGATACTCATTTTCATTGGTGGGACATAGCTATCATTCTTTTTAAATTGGCATTTGATGTTTTGACTTTTGAATAAGTAGGGTTAAGTGCAAATAAACTGCATTAAATTCTTGATTTCCAGCTGAAGCTTTTATCCTCTTTATGTTTTAGACAATGCCATTGCACTTTATAATTCAAATAATCTTGAATTCTGATTGATATATTTGCTTGTTGCTTTTttttctagtttttttttttcataattctgTTCTCACCTTAAATAATATATTTCACGCTGCCGCCCTTTTGGTGGAGTTCCTATATAATCACTATTCTAGCATCTTGAACATATGTATTTGTCTAAATATCAATAACCATAAGTTGAGGAATGTAGATCTCAATGTCCAAGAAGCAAATGAGTTGAGGTGAAACACTGGGTTTGCTGGAAGTATAGGTGGTGATCTGGGTGGGGAGTACACCCAACCCAAGGTTTAAATACTATATACCGTTAATTTTTCAAACCCAACCCAGGCTGTTAACTTTATACTGTAAAGTGTAAACcaattcttttcttttataaaaacCACTTCTGTTGAAAGCTTTATCATAGTTTGTACAAATTGTATCAGGCTTGATGACTGACAACTAAATTTTGTTGTTGATAACAGATCTGTACTAACATTGCATAAataagaagattatatgattgcTTTGCAGTCATATCCTTTATATTTTCACATTTCTTCTTCCATCTTTTCCTCTCTCTCACTGTGGCTTTGTTTCCGTTTACCGTAAAGAACTTTATTTGATTGCTTGATTCATGTAATTTTGTTCAGGCATCTCTGATGTAGCCGAGGCCCACGTAGCTGCTATGAAGGTTGCTGCTGCAGGTTCCCATGATAATATTCCAAAGACGTCAACCCAAGAAAAAGCTAATGCCTTCTCTGAACTTACCCGTGCTGACTGGACCACTGCAGTGAGCAAAATCCAGGATGGGTTACAACACTTGTCATATGTAGTCATTTCCACATCTATGCCATCTGCTTGAGAACTATCTACATACACATTTTATCAATCTTACTTGTAAATAGCAGTTCAATTTTTTGGGCAGGTATTTTATTCTGTCTGAAAATGAAATCCGAATTTAGAAGAAACAATTTCTTCTGTAGATCTTGTGTTCAGTTTGAATGCTAGTTGCAAATAGTAAATGATTTCCCATTTCTAAAGAAATCAtgagtccaaaaaaaaaaaaggattgaaAAACACGCTTGGATTGAAGagggttttatttaaaattttatttttcaaaaataaattttaatcatttcGTGATTTCTTTATTATTTGATGAAGaatttattcattgcttatatGTATGTGCATAATCTGATTGTTAATTATGATAACATCATATAGGATTTCTGCTCATGTGGTCTCATTTAAATTAACTAAAAGTAAAAGGAAAGTAATCTGATtgaataaaaatttcatttaagAATCTAATTGAGGCTtcctatattttataaaaaaatatttttttaaaaaatattttttgtatttttttaacatttcggacattaaaaaaataaataaatagaaaatattttttaattaaagtaaaaattaa
The Hevea brasiliensis isolate MT/VB/25A 57/8 chromosome 15, ASM3005281v1, whole genome shotgun sequence genome window above contains:
- the LOC110635005 gene encoding uncharacterized protein LOC110635005: MEENKSSPMKEDKQPQEQEAEQKQERAAEKSSSPPPPDPKTNGGGWVGWGFSPFSVLSDLQKAAEDISRNAAVVAEKAAKSIADIQNVADDSESSKGEEEQAESDSDKETEASGETDKLRKSALDKLEKASEDSFLGQASFTRTFAVLNCNASLQFHWGLKVLDHSVENFASGAWQTLGSAWKGGSNLVQKLEHSAVNLAESIQHGGIPGGAGSVAPSLLETGKAFTAKGMQVLEYVGKETMDLLITETGIEVEKNSEHSEREADEDQLLEEVTFDRCFYIYGGPEHLEELEALSSHYALLFNRRKAKLPLEQKSVYDGKLKLVQQMFNLSIEMDENNAESNKGRKIENGTEGSSDEMKNLHDSSVSKAADMVAGSTSALAGLTANDIVQRTAGRLETLHSEGVHRLSEICSSAVSQLLMLGKSIISNANKVQEEGVDENIVNINWPEDSVEKAKIIQAKAQSMAGYVEAVCNSFISGISDVAEAHVAAMKVAAAGSHDNIPKTSTQEKANAFSELTRADWTTAVSKIQDGLQHLSYVVISTSMPSA